The following proteins are co-located in the Synchiropus splendidus isolate RoL2022-P1 chromosome 14, RoL_Sspl_1.0, whole genome shotgun sequence genome:
- the LOC128770629 gene encoding sodium/potassium/calcium exchanger 2-like translates to MKHLQPRRVSVLLCVLLCALHRLTSSTKLNGSLIESQICSGCEEDFEEVTAKTWHMEENDVDTGAEAPVRAPYPADVFSVEERRRGWVLLHVMGMLYMFVSLAFVSHEFFIPALGVVTEKLSISDDVAGATVMAAGRSAPKLFTSLIAVFINKGVVGFGKVVGSSVYNILFIVGVCGLLSHNPPRLAWWPMMRDMTFFTLNLILLLLFFLDNVIVWWESLLLVLSYISYLVSMKCNSQIEQALRCKAGPLERLQNNIVAEFEGELQNTGMIDEKKTVCNHEEKEERKEEWLSLKWPGTPRKQVIYLLLLPVSFPLWLTVPDVHSQKSRKFFAATFLGSIIWITVFSYFLVWWSHTVGETFAIPPEIMALTVLALGTSVPDVVTSVIVARRGCGDMVVSGSVGNNIFNVAVGLPLPCLLYSASHGLTPATVSTAGLLCAVALLILVLVLFVAAVLCCKWKLCKPLGAILLLLYLMFVGICVALDYEVIACPL, encoded by the exons ATGAAGCATCTCCAACCAAGGCGTGTGTCAGTTCTGCTCTGTGTTCTCCTCTGCGCTCTTCACCGACTGACCTCCAGTACCAAACTGAATGGGTCTTTAATTGAGAGCCAGATTTGTTCTGGTTGCGAAGAGGATTTTGAGGAGGTCACTGCAAAGACCTGGCACATGGAGGAAAATGATGTGGACACAGGTGCTGAGGCTCCTGTCAGAGCTCCATATCCTGCGGATGTGTTTTCTGTGGAGGAGCGCAGGCGTGGCTGGGTGCTGCTGCATGTGATGGGGATGCTCTACATGTTTGTCTCCCTGGCATTTGTGAGCCATGAATTCTTCATCCCTGCGCTGGGTGTGGTCACTGAGAAACTGTCCATATCTGATGACGTGGCTGGAGCTACCGTCATGGCAGCTGGAAGATCTGCCCCGAAGCTTTTCACCTCACTCATCGCGGTCTTTATCAATAAGGGCGTCGTGGGCTTCGGCAAGGTTGTCGGGTCTTCGGTCTACAACATCCTGTTCATAGTCGGAGTGTGCGGTTTGTTGTCGCACAACCCGCCTCGCCTGGCGTGGTGGCCAATGATGAGAGACATGACCTTCTTTACACTCAACCTCATTttactcctcctcttctttttggATAATGTCATAGTGTGGTGGGAGAGTTTGCTTCTGGTTCTCAGCTACATCTCATATTTGGTCTCTATGAAGTGCAACAGTCAAATAGAGCAGGCTTTGAGATGCAAAGCAGGTCCTCTGGAACGTTTACAG aataATATTGTTGCAGAATTTGAAGGAGAATTGCAAAATACTGGCATGATTGATGAGAAAAAGACTGTCTGcaatcatgaagaaaaagaggagagaaaggaggagTGGCTTTCTTTAAAGTGGCCAGGGACACCTCGTAAACAGGTCATCTACCTTTTGCTCCTACCTGTGAGCTTCCCTTTATGGCTGACCGTCCCCGATGTCCATAGTCAG AAATCAAGAAAGTTCTTTGCTGCCACCTTCCTGGGCTCCATTATTTGGATCACTGTCTTCTcctacttcctggtctggtgGTCTCACACG GTGGGTGAGACTTTCGCCATCCCACCAGAGATCATGGCTCTGACCGTCCTGGCTCTTGGGACGTCAGTTCCTGATGTTGTCACCAGTGTGATCGTGGCCCGTCGAGGCTGTGGAGACATGGTCGTGTCCGGCTCTGTCGGCAATAACATCTTCAATGTCGCAGTGGG TCTTCCTCTTCCATGTCTGCTCTACTCTGCCTCTCATGGACTCACACCAGCGACCGTCAGCACTGCTGGACTCTTGTGCGCTGTTGCGTTACTCATCCTTGTGCTTGTGTTGTTCGTTGCCGCTGTCCTGTGCTGTAAATGGAAGTTGTGTAAGCCACTAGGGGCCATTCTGCTTCTGCTGTACTTGATGTTTGTTGGGATCTGTGTGGCTCTGGACTACGAGGTCATTGCCTGTCCACTTTAA